Part of the Oerskovia paurometabola genome is shown below.
ACGATCGAGTCCGCGCGGAAGTGCGTGAGGTGCTCGGCCTGCGCGGCGGCGTCGCCGAGCCCCGCGAGCGCGCGCCCGCGCACGGCCGAGCTGCGGCCCGTGCCGCGCTGGTCGAGCAGGATCACCCGGTGCGTCGCGAGCATGGTCCCGACCCATCCCTCGGGGCCGGTCGGCCGCGGGCCCTTGCCGCCCGGGCCGCCCTGGAGGAAGACGAGCAACGGCAGGTCCTCGCGCCGCCGGACCGGGTCGACGAGCTCACGCGCGAAGATCGTGATCCGGCGCGGGTCCCGCTCGTCGAACCAGTCGAGGGGGACCTCGACCTCGTGGTCGGTCACGTGCATCCCGGGGAGGGTGTAGCTCACGGAGGTCATGGTGACGAGCCTAGCCACGAATGCCCCTGGACATGTCAGGACCAGCGTGACCTCGAGGTCACGCTGGTCCTGACAGGCGGTGGAGGCGAGAAGGGCTACTTCTCGACGTCCTCGTCGACCCAGTCGAGGGTCTTGCTCACGGCCTTCTTCCAGTTGCGGTAGAGGCGCTCGCGCTCGTCCTCGTCCATCGACGGGGTCCAGCGCTTGTCCTCGGCCCAGTTGGCGATGACGTCCTGCTCGCCCTGCCAGAACCCGACCGCGATGCCCGCGGCGTACGCGGCGCCGAGCGCCGTCGTCTCCGCGACCTTGGGCCGCACGACGTCCACGCCGAGCTGGTCCGCCTGGAACTGCATGAGCAGCTCGTTCTGGACCATGCCGCCGTCGACGCGCAGCTCGGTGAGGTCGACGCCCGAGTCCGCGTTCATGGCGTCCAGGACCTCACGGGTCTGGAACGCGACGGCCTCGAGCGCGGCGCGCGCGATGTGGTTCTTGTTGACGTAGCGCGTGAGGCCCACGAGGGCGCCACGGGCGTCGGAGCGCCAGTGCGGTGCGAACAGGCCCGAGAACGCGGGCACGAAGTACGCGCCACCGTTGTCGTCGACCTTGCGGGCGAGCCACTCGACGTCGGGCGCGTCGGAGAACATGCCCAGGTTGTCGCGCAGCCACTGGATGAGCGAGCCCGTGACGGCGATCGAGCCCTCGAGCGCGTAGCGGGCCGGCTGGTCGCCGATCTTGTAGCAGACCGTGGTCAGCAGGCCGTTCTTCGAGGCCACCTTCTCGGTGCCCGTGTTGAGGAGCATGAAGTTGCCCGTGCCGTACGTGTTCTTGGCCTGGCCGACCTCGAAGCACGCCTGGCCGAACGTCGCGGCCTGCTGGTCGCCCAGGATGCCCGCGATCGGGACCCCGGGGAGGAGCCCGCCGGGGCGCCCGTTCCCGTAGACCTCGGAGGACGACTTGATCTCGGGGAGCATCGAGAGCGGGATGCCCATGTCGGCCGCGATGTCCTCGCGCCACGACAGGGTGTCGAGG
Proteins encoded:
- the glpK gene encoding glycerol kinase GlpK; protein product: MADYVLAIDQGTTSSRAIVFNHSGEIVSSGQLEHEQIFPRAGWVEHNPEQIWNNVREAVGLALTRANVTYTDIAAVGITNQRETAVVWNRKTGKPVYNAIVWQDTRTQKIVDELGGDAGPEKYKAIVGLPLATYFSGPKVKWILDNVEGARAAADAGDLVFGNTDTWVLWNMTGGVDGGVHVTDVTNASRTMLMDLDTLSWREDIAADMGIPLSMLPEIKSSSEVYGNGRPGGLLPGVPIAGILGDQQAATFGQACFEVGQAKNTYGTGNFMLLNTGTEKVASKNGLLTTVCYKIGDQPARYALEGSIAVTGSLIQWLRDNLGMFSDAPDVEWLARKVDDNGGAYFVPAFSGLFAPHWRSDARGALVGLTRYVNKNHIARAALEAVAFQTREVLDAMNADSGVDLTELRVDGGMVQNELLMQFQADQLGVDVVRPKVAETTALGAAYAAGIAVGFWQGEQDVIANWAEDKRWTPSMDEDERERLYRNWKKAVSKTLDWVDEDVEK